In the genome of Nitrospirota bacterium, the window GCTGTTGCAAGGTGATAAGCATCTGCTCTCGCTTTCTCCGGTATAGTTAATGCTGAGAAATAGGTGTCCGCAATAGCCTGTACTTCCGGCAACACCTCCAGAACCGGAAAAGTTGATACCTTCTCAAGTCGTGATCGTGCTGCATCAGCATCCCCTCTTGATATCTCCTCTAAAACAATAGGTGAAATAAATGCATCGTATTTTGGTAATGCATTTTCCCACCATTCATTTGTAATTTGTTGATGGGCTGCAACAATCAGATCCCTGCTTGGTTTTGCAGTAAGATAACTGATAACGCTTGTCTCGATATAAACTGTTGGTTTCATAACTTTGATATTGCATCCTGAGTAATTTATTGTTGGACCAGAATATCAGCATGATACATAAGAGTCAATTAAGAATTTAAAGGGACATGACATCCCCGCACTAATGTCGGATATTACTACTGAGCCAAAATGGTAATTGCCCCGACAGGTCTCTCACCTGCTTGTCTGATAGCTTTATAGGTTGCACACCTTCGCCATTAGTTCCCCCAGAATTCACAAGCGCACAGGAGCAGCATGAATTAACACCACCATCACGAATTGATATGGTGTGATTCATGTGAAAGACATTGAAGGTAATACATGAAGATAGTGTACTAAGACCGCTGGAAAAGATTAACCTGAAAGAACACCAACAAATTGAAATATTAATTGAAGAAATGGAAAGTCTGACAAAGAAGAGTCAGGGTATTGTTAAAGCTACATCTGATGTTATTGAAGAAGTGGTGCTTAATCCTGATACCTTATGAATCCAGAATAAATTAGTTAGCTATCATATCGAGTATTTCTTTTTCTAATATTCCCTTAGAATAACAGGATAATTTTCCCAATTCCGGTCCACCGATGTCAATTTGACCAATTTGATTGGTATTGAATGTTACATTGCTTGAATTTTCTTGAATAGCCCCTCGGGAAAAAATGTTGCCGTTCCAATGTTTGGCATACTCTTCTCCTCTGATTTTTATAGTAATAATATAGCGAGTATTTACAGTAACATTGGTGTTGTTAGTATTTTATCGTCAGGTGCTATATAAATGTTTGAACGCCCCCGGCTCAACATCTTTGCCCTTACCAGTCTTATCTCCTCATAAGAGAAGTCATTGCCGAGGGCTTCCTTTATTGGTTTCAGTCTCTCTGTGCCCTTTTCATCCAGGACACTGGCGATTGTGACTTGTCTGTCCATTGACACGAACCTGTCAATGGGGATGTCTTCCCCGGATAATATCAATTCTTCAATATGAGATGCTACGGTGTTAACAGACAATCCTCTGCTCTTTGCAATATCCTCAAGGGATAAACCCTGCCTGCATAGATCAAGGGTAAGGCGGGCAGTCGGGGTTTTCATCATCTGAACTGTTGCTTTCGGGCGCCCCCCCTCACACTGACCATCCCCCCCAGGGGAGAATGGTTTTAGCCCCTTATCCGCACAATATTGATTGATACTTTTCAAGAATATCTCTCCATACTTCCTGAGCTTCTTATCACCAACACCTGTGATGTTTGAAAGGGATGAGGAGTCATGAGGATAGCTGGCGGCCATCTCTTTTAGTGTAGTATCAGGAAAGATGATATAAGGCGGAACCATCTCCTCGTCCGCCAGCCTCTTCCTGAGTGACCTCAGGATTTCAAATAAATCACGGTCAAAGTCCTCCTCCACACTGCTGCGTAATTTTTGAGAGACTTCAGCAAACTTCTCCGCCGGCGGTTTTACAAGCCAGACCTTTTCACCTTTAAATAGTACCCCCTTACTCTTCTCATTTAGTTTCAGGATAGGATACCTGTCCCCTTCCAAATCAAGAATCCCGCGTTGCACAAGCTCCCTTGTAAATGCCTGCCACTGTTCCTTTGAATACTCCTTTCCAATACCGTAAGTCGTCAGTGTATCATGGTTCTTCTCTGTAAGCCTCTTATTTTTTGCCCCAATAAGAATATCCGTAACATGATTTACCCCGAATGACTGACCAACCCTGTAGACGCATGAGAGTATCTTCTGTGCAGGGATCGTCCCGTCAAATAACTCACGCGGCTCAAGACACACATCACAGTTACCGCAATTAGACTCATTATAATCCTCTCCAAAGTAGGATAATAAAATCTTTCTCCTGCAGGTATGGGCCTCGCAGTAATCAATAACCCTCTTCAGCTTCTGATAGGAAATATCCCTGTCTGTGTGGTCCTCCTTCTGACCTATAAAATACTCAATCTTTGCCTTATCCGCATAACTGAACATAAGTATACAATCACCGGGAAGCCCGTCCCTTCCCGCCCTGCCGGTCTCCTGATAGTAACCCTCAAGATTCTTAGGCAGGTCGTAATGGATCACATACCTCACATTCGGTTTGTCTATCCCCATCCCGAATGCAATAGTAGCAACAATAATCTCTGCATCGTCTTTTATAAACCGCTCCTGATTCCTGTCCCTCTCATCCGTAGTAAGACCGGCATGATAAGGCAGTGCACGGTATCCGGCCTCCTGCAGATTATATGAAAGGCTGTCTACCTGTTTCCTGCTCTGACAATATATAATCCCTGATTCCTTTTTACGGCCTTCAAGGATTTTTAGTAACTGCCGGTACGGACTGACCTTAGGTTCAATCCTGTAGGAGAGGTTCTTTCTGTTAAAACTCGCCTTATATCTTTTGCATTGCGGAATATTTAACTGCCTGGCGATATCATCCTGTACACCAGAAGTAGCCGTAGCAGTCAGTGCAATCACCGGCACCCCGGGAAAGTTCGCC includes:
- the recQ gene encoding DNA helicase RecQ, translated to MLNTLHKYFGYTTFLPLQEAIIRDVLDKKDVLVLMPTGGGKSLCYQLPALLSEGMTVVVSPLIALMKDQVDGLVSNGISASFINSSLTYDENSRIMGAVKNGDVKILYLAPERLAQPGFLEFLRGNNISLFAIDEAHCISEWGHDFRPEYRQLRPLKANFPGVPVIALTATATSGVQDDIARQLNIPQCKRYKASFNRKNLSYRIEPKVSPYRQLLKILEGRKKESGIIYCQSRKQVDSLSYNLQEAGYRALPYHAGLTTDERDRNQERFIKDDAEIIVATIAFGMGIDKPNVRYVIHYDLPKNLEGYYQETGRAGRDGLPGDCILMFSYADKAKIEYFIGQKEDHTDRDISYQKLKRVIDYCEAHTCRRKILLSYFGEDYNESNCGNCDVCLEPRELFDGTIPAQKILSCVYRVGQSFGVNHVTDILIGAKNKRLTEKNHDTLTTYGIGKEYSKEQWQAFTRELVQRGILDLEGDRYPILKLNEKSKGVLFKGEKVWLVKPPAEKFAEVSQKLRSSVEEDFDRDLFEILRSLRKRLADEEMVPPYIIFPDTTLKEMAASYPHDSSSLSNITGVGDKKLRKYGEIFLKSINQYCADKGLKPFSPGGDGQCEGGRPKATVQMMKTPTARLTLDLCRQGLSLEDIAKSRGLSVNTVASHIEELILSGEDIPIDRFVSMDRQVTIASVLDEKGTERLKPIKEALGNDFSYEEIRLVRAKMLSRGRSNIYIAPDDKILTTPMLL
- a CDS encoding antitoxin family protein, with translation MKVIHEDSVLRPLEKINLKEHQQIEILIEEMESLTKKSQGIVKATSDVIEEVVLNPDTL
- a CDS encoding type II toxin-antitoxin system VapC family toxin, giving the protein MKPTVYIETSVISYLTAKPSRDLIVAAHQQITNEWWENALPKYDAFISPIVLEEISRGDADAARSRLEKVSTFPVLEVLPEVQAIADTYFSALTIPEKARADAYHLATASWHGIDFLVSWNCTHIVNGHIKMLIEEINAKQGIRTPIICTPEELMEG